The following proteins are co-located in the Halobaculum roseum genome:
- a CDS encoding Eco57I restriction-modification methylase domain-containing protein, which translates to MSQATLGATPYHNSDLFSGYYLDERVDDLDAWDCDEEAQAAFEELHHLWELEGELVASYKEDELLDSWIDEVLDVLGFGTLSETTLPDSEGYNDRLLFESDEKRRDASIRKRDGDRDAMYSLASAVLEAKQWDADFTKRFAETRSYRDASHQIKYYLEHTPERLEWGILTDGKTWRLYGTKDYATETYYEVNLPELLESGDLEQFKYFYAFFRPAAFRETAGTTFLETVWNESETAAQELGEDLQDNVFTALRILGEGFVETNDLDIDPDDEDAREELKEQSLVLLYRLMFVLYAESRHLISPDEPAREAEFNENFSLDELRQEIHEDIDAGESFDEYSEYSTSMWGRLQDLFGLIDSGEESLGIPPYNGGLFDEEEHAFLAENEVADRYIAEVVYRLGTTTADDGDGYVLADYADLDTRHLGTIYEGLLEHEFRIAPEQYAAVSEDGGQVWKPATEVSVADAVETVEEGELYVVNDDGERKATGAYYTPDYVVAYIVEETIDPLVEEIKADIREEEGLEPGDKGYIAPFLEQIRELTVLDPAMGSGHFLTKATGYLTEQVMEVIRQQEIQSYDEQDIRRIIARECIYGVDINGMAVELAKLSMWLETLATDQPLAFLDHHLKDGNSLVGSDITEVLSDDSAQEGGQLTLTQVFAKARRDTLEHVMELMSELLAIDNETLADIKSMEETYDEIRSDPLYGRLFELANVHTAEQFGLDVPEGVYEQMAGAIESEDEWAEVREEDWFRSAQAMAKEEDFFHWELEYPEVFFGTDGEKRDDGGFDAVVGNPPYISVTNIPGPMRDYLGNSQDYQTTVGRYDAYIVFLERSIGLIRAYGYMSMIVPIKWAIYGNGSALRDLFLDQIRLEQFVNMSQSDVFKGISTYPCIPTIQNLPPQPDQDVSVVNIPEDNPESLVSGDLSEFTHQTPVRRFAELPRNVFCPFMTNSNWSIHQKLTSDSFELGTKFELEQAIRMGGKSARETLLTDSPPTEEDSDYHPVVDGQHIHRHHIQWDGRYLHYLPEELYNAKTRELLHQPKILMKRIADRLTAAYDGGVGDDDFYYPLNTVYTITGAESRLTNMEIAPQYYTGLLNSTLLDWEYKLLFAAIGIRGGYIEFREYLEHLPLKNIQFELSAEEREQTATEVLKSLREYIRGGDRVDSVIEALAEEVYHDVMAELVSDIAQQKSQIASLNLDLKNYLGNYATGQAISEAGFTQPPEDAADSILQETTEQKPNLRVGHAEVIREADTTVEICLTARYKPDDEDAHETDQWGYTETDPLPALRITDLTETEADLIEAFVPVAVDEAGGFAGFRETATKTNSLVDRLRGLTLPAVDDVRDGLESYLETKARAEELEEQIERTDELIDEIVYELYGLSDEEIEIVEEAVEE; encoded by the coding sequence ATGAGCCAGGCCACGCTCGGGGCAACGCCCTACCACAATTCGGACCTCTTCTCGGGGTACTATCTCGACGAGCGCGTCGACGATCTCGACGCCTGGGACTGCGACGAGGAAGCGCAAGCCGCCTTCGAGGAACTTCACCACCTGTGGGAACTGGAAGGCGAGCTCGTCGCCTCCTACAAAGAGGACGAGCTGCTCGACTCGTGGATCGACGAAGTGCTGGACGTCCTCGGCTTCGGCACCCTCTCGGAGACCACCCTCCCGGACAGCGAGGGGTACAACGACCGCCTCCTGTTCGAATCCGACGAGAAACGCCGAGACGCCAGCATCCGTAAGCGCGACGGTGATCGCGATGCGATGTATTCGCTCGCCTCGGCAGTCCTCGAGGCCAAGCAGTGGGACGCCGACTTCACCAAACGCTTCGCCGAAACGCGCTCGTATCGCGACGCCTCCCACCAGATCAAGTACTACCTCGAACACACGCCCGAGCGCCTGGAGTGGGGTATCCTCACCGACGGCAAGACCTGGCGCCTCTACGGGACGAAGGACTACGCGACCGAGACCTACTACGAGGTCAACCTGCCCGAACTCCTCGAATCTGGCGACCTTGAGCAGTTCAAGTACTTCTACGCGTTCTTCCGGCCGGCTGCGTTCCGCGAGACAGCTGGCACGACGTTCCTCGAGACAGTCTGGAACGAATCGGAGACGGCCGCCCAGGAGCTCGGCGAAGATCTCCAGGACAACGTCTTCACCGCGCTGCGCATCCTCGGCGAGGGCTTCGTCGAGACGAATGATCTCGATATCGACCCCGACGACGAGGACGCTCGCGAGGAGCTGAAAGAGCAGTCGCTCGTCCTCCTGTATCGGTTGATGTTCGTGCTGTATGCCGAATCGCGGCACCTCATCAGCCCGGACGAGCCCGCTCGCGAAGCCGAGTTCAACGAGAACTTCAGCCTCGACGAGCTGCGCCAGGAGATTCACGAGGACATCGACGCGGGCGAGTCCTTCGACGAGTACAGCGAGTACTCCACGTCAATGTGGGGCCGCCTCCAGGATTTGTTCGGACTCATCGACTCCGGCGAGGAGTCACTGGGGATCCCGCCGTACAACGGCGGCCTCTTCGACGAGGAGGAGCACGCGTTTCTCGCCGAGAATGAGGTGGCCGATCGGTACATCGCCGAGGTTGTCTATCGGCTTGGGACGACGACGGCCGACGACGGCGACGGCTACGTGCTCGCCGACTACGCCGACCTCGATACCCGGCACTTGGGGACGATTTACGAGGGCCTGCTCGAACACGAGTTCCGTATCGCCCCCGAGCAGTACGCCGCCGTGTCGGAGGACGGCGGGCAAGTGTGGAAGCCTGCGACGGAGGTGAGCGTCGCTGACGCCGTCGAGACGGTCGAGGAAGGTGAGTTGTATGTCGTGAACGACGACGGTGAGCGCAAGGCCACTGGGGCCTACTACACGCCAGACTATGTCGTCGCGTACATCGTCGAGGAGACGATCGACCCGCTCGTCGAGGAGATCAAAGCGGACATTCGCGAGGAAGAGGGGTTAGAGCCCGGCGACAAGGGATACATCGCGCCGTTCTTAGAGCAGATTCGCGAGCTGACCGTGCTCGACCCGGCGATGGGCTCGGGGCACTTCCTCACGAAAGCGACCGGGTATCTGACTGAGCAGGTGATGGAAGTCATCCGCCAGCAGGAGATCCAGAGTTACGACGAGCAGGACATCCGGCGGATCATCGCCCGCGAGTGCATCTATGGCGTGGACATCAACGGAATGGCCGTCGAGCTCGCGAAGCTGTCGATGTGGTTGGAGACGCTCGCGACCGATCAGCCGCTCGCGTTCCTCGACCACCACCTGAAGGATGGGAACTCGTTGGTGGGATCGGACATCACCGAGGTGCTGTCTGATGATAGCGCCCAGGAAGGCGGACAGTTGACGCTCACGCAGGTGTTCGCAAAGGCTCGCCGGGACACGCTCGAGCACGTGATGGAGCTTATGTCGGAGTTGCTGGCCATCGACAACGAGACGCTCGCGGACATCAAGTCGATGGAGGAGACCTACGACGAGATTCGCTCGGACCCACTGTACGGGCGCCTATTCGAGTTGGCGAACGTCCACACCGCCGAGCAGTTCGGGTTGGATGTGCCTGAGGGCGTGTACGAGCAAATGGCAGGTGCGATTGAGAGCGAGGATGAGTGGGCTGAGGTGCGAGAGGAGGATTGGTTCCGGAGTGCGCAGGCGATGGCTAAGGAGGAGGACTTCTTCCACTGGGAACTGGAGTACCCCGAGGTCTTCTTCGGGACTGATGGGGAGAAGCGCGACGATGGGGGGTTCGATGCGGTTGTTGGGAATCCGCCGTATATCAGTGTGACAAACATCCCGGGGCCCATGCGAGATTATTTGGGGAACTCTCAGGACTATCAAACTACTGTCGGCCGATACGACGCGTACATTGTATTCCTAGAACGGTCGATCGGGCTCATACGTGCTTATGGGTACATGAGCATGATTGTCCCAATCAAGTGGGCAATATACGGCAATGGTAGCGCATTACGGGATTTGTTCTTAGATCAGATCCGTCTCGAGCAATTTGTGAATATGTCCCAATCAGATGTATTCAAAGGAATAAGCACGTATCCTTGCATCCCAACGATCCAAAATCTACCTCCCCAACCGGATCAAGACGTGAGCGTCGTAAATATCCCCGAAGATAACCCAGAATCGCTTGTCTCTGGGGATCTAAGTGAGTTTACTCACCAAACACCAGTTCGGAGATTCGCTGAACTACCACGCAATGTTTTCTGTCCGTTCATGACGAATTCAAACTGGTCTATACATCAGAAGCTAACATCGGACTCGTTCGAATTGGGAACTAAATTTGAACTAGAGCAAGCAATTCGGATGGGTGGTAAATCGGCACGAGAGACTCTACTCACAGACAGTCCTCCGACTGAGGAGGACTCTGACTATCATCCAGTTGTTGATGGTCAACACATCCACAGGCACCACATCCAGTGGGATGGAAGATATCTCCACTACCTTCCGGAAGAACTGTACAACGCGAAGACCCGTGAACTCCTCCACCAGCCGAAGATATTGATGAAGCGGATTGCTGATAGACTCACAGCAGCTTATGACGGGGGTGTTGGCGATGACGACTTCTACTACCCGCTCAACACAGTCTACACAATCACCGGTGCTGAGAGTCGACTCACCAATATGGAAATTGCACCTCAATACTACACTGGCTTGTTGAATTCCACTCTCTTAGATTGGGAATACAAGCTCCTATTTGCTGCAATTGGAATCAGGGGAGGGTACATTGAGTTCAGGGAGTATCTGGAACATCTCCCACTGAAAAACATCCAATTCGAACTGTCAGCAGAAGAACGGGAACAAACGGCGACTGAAGTGCTGAAATCGTTACGAGAGTACATCCGCGGAGGAGATCGTGTAGACAGCGTTATCGAAGCGTTAGCTGAAGAAGTCTATCACGACGTGATGGCAGAGCTGGTCTCCGACATAGCCCAACAAAAAAGCCAGATCGCCAGTCTAAATCTGGATTTGAAAAATTATCTCGGAAATTACGCAACTGGTCAGGCTATCTCAGAAGCTGGCTTCACGCAACCCCCTGAAGATGCTGCAGACTCCATCCTCCAAGAAACAACCGAACAGAAGCCGAACCTCCGCGTCGGCCACGCAGAGGTCATCCGTGAGGCCGACACGACGGTTGAGATTTGCCTCACCGCTCGCTACAAGCCCGACGACGAGGACGCACACGAAACGGACCAGTGGGGGTACACAGAGACTGACCCACTCCCGGCGCTGCGAATCACGGACCTCACTGAAACGGAGGCGGATCTCATCGAGGCGTTCGTCCCGGTCGCCGTCGACGAGGCAGGCGGGTTCGCCGGCTTCCGCGAGACCGCGACGAAGACGAACTCGCTGGTGGACCGACTCCGTGGGTTGACCCTGCCTGCCGTCGACGATGTTCGTGATGGGCTGGAGAGCTATCTAGAGACGAAGGCTCGCGCTGAAGAGTTGGAAGAGCAAATAGAGCGGACTGATGAGTTGATCGACGAAATCGTCTACGAGCTGTATGGGCTATCCGACGAGGAAATCGAGATCGTGGAGGAGGCTGTCGAGGAGTAG
- a CDS encoding UvrD-helicase domain-containing protein, translating into MSEPTPNENQQRLIESTDGIYRVDAGAGTGKTFAITRRYAHILESTDATPEDILLVTFTRNAAREMRERIVQQTDYDLRELQGAPISTFHAYCFRLLRRYGHTVPETLDIDDQIPDSIDLIEESVREKQLFQRFMSTFADEHPEHAAMLRIFRDTATLHTLIGELAAKGAIPTRDGWFRSSDAPLEGDRKAFFETVAEVNTPGEGASGQTNSDARGSVSGWDASEYAPDAPSKAEIHDDPQVDRGVIERAYDEDRTALLAFVHDVYYEYLAYALRNNYLTQGLMLALAFVMLSDRPEVREQVAHEYVMVDEFQDTNELQFKIALLLADTNNLCVVGDWKQSIYGFQHTSVENITAFDDRLERFTRELNADRTRIDYPVESVTTIPLYENYRSSSSILAFAEQSLSIPATYSEDIDDPLAGERSLAATNHVDNAQIDAYQAPNEHELLLDRIQMVVDNDDYAVEVTDEPQPDPGATTAQQEAAERERLGAPSYGDIAVFTRTRAFAREFLTVADEYGVPVAYDGGVELFDTPEAKLALAWLRIAESNARRGWAVVLERAGYSFDDTETILDTEAYPDAMVQFREELAAIDTLGGFLRRVFDRYGRTSAYADALVDHLTSLYENSTLTRGEAIQYIEANLDAGTTVDIETSPGEDAVTLQTIHGAKGLEYPIVILANLNDRAFPHYGQPPACPIIYDDELGLRQTRAYSEAGDYPHVYQHWPTKLLQSIQPSTYDEERRLLYVAMTRAKRHLLFTSGDDPSRFMDGLSIDAIELEPTPEPVTVARESTAPFETTIPDSSTVPRRLSVHDIMDDSVYDERNGGRGTDFGTELHDFAEAYALDEPVEPSNDDERAVATLIDDLDGKLIPEEPALLPLPGEPQVTLAGIIDLVHVTDDSVEIIDYKTDPDRLAHDEYRTQLSVYYHVLASVYPDRPIQATVFYTQTATPVTIDPVSIDALDRLSRSRHA; encoded by the coding sequence ATGTCTGAGCCGACACCGAATGAGAACCAACAACGGCTCATCGAGTCCACCGACGGGATCTACCGCGTCGATGCCGGCGCCGGGACGGGCAAGACGTTCGCGATCACCCGGCGATACGCTCACATCTTGGAGTCGACTGACGCGACACCGGAAGATATCCTGTTGGTCACGTTCACTCGCAACGCCGCTCGCGAGATGCGCGAGCGTATCGTCCAGCAAACCGACTACGACCTGCGAGAACTCCAAGGTGCGCCCATCAGCACCTTCCACGCCTACTGTTTCCGACTGTTACGCCGCTACGGTCACACCGTCCCGGAAACGCTGGACATCGACGACCAGATCCCCGACTCGATCGACCTCATCGAAGAGTCGGTCCGCGAGAAGCAGTTGTTCCAGCGGTTCATGTCGACCTTCGCTGACGAGCATCCCGAACACGCGGCCATGCTCCGTATCTTCCGGGACACCGCTACGCTCCACACGCTCATCGGTGAACTCGCTGCGAAAGGCGCCATCCCCACTCGCGACGGATGGTTCCGATCGAGTGACGCTCCACTCGAAGGCGACCGCAAGGCGTTCTTCGAGACGGTTGCCGAGGTGAACACTCCCGGTGAGGGTGCCTCTGGCCAGACCAACAGCGACGCGAGAGGATCCGTCAGTGGTTGGGACGCGAGTGAGTACGCACCGGATGCTCCCTCTAAAGCCGAGATCCACGACGACCCCCAGGTCGATCGTGGCGTCATCGAACGCGCCTACGACGAGGATCGGACGGCGCTGCTGGCGTTCGTCCACGATGTCTACTACGAGTATCTCGCCTACGCGCTCCGGAACAACTACCTCACACAGGGGCTGATGCTGGCGCTGGCGTTCGTCATGCTGTCTGACCGGCCGGAGGTTCGCGAACAGGTCGCCCACGAGTACGTGATGGTCGATGAGTTCCAGGACACGAACGAACTCCAGTTCAAAATCGCGTTGCTGCTTGCGGACACGAACAATCTCTGTGTCGTCGGCGACTGGAAGCAGTCGATCTACGGCTTCCAGCACACCAGTGTCGAGAACATTACCGCCTTCGACGACCGACTCGAGCGGTTCACCCGCGAGTTGAATGCCGACCGAACCCGTATCGACTACCCCGTCGAGTCGGTTACTACAATCCCGCTGTACGAGAACTACCGCTCCTCGTCCTCGATCCTTGCATTCGCGGAGCAGAGTCTCTCGATTCCGGCGACGTACAGCGAGGACATCGACGATCCACTCGCAGGCGAGCGCTCGCTCGCGGCGACGAACCACGTCGACAACGCACAGATCGACGCGTATCAGGCGCCGAACGAGCACGAACTCCTCCTCGATCGGATCCAGATGGTCGTCGATAACGACGACTACGCAGTCGAGGTCACCGATGAACCACAACCAGACCCTGGCGCCACCACTGCACAGCAGGAAGCTGCCGAGCGCGAGCGATTGGGTGCGCCTTCGTACGGAGACATCGCTGTGTTCACCCGAACACGTGCGTTCGCTCGGGAGTTCCTTACCGTCGCCGACGAGTACGGTGTCCCGGTCGCCTACGACGGCGGAGTTGAGCTGTTCGACACGCCAGAAGCCAAACTCGCACTCGCGTGGCTACGCATCGCCGAATCGAACGCCCGTCGTGGTTGGGCCGTCGTCCTCGAGCGCGCTGGCTACTCGTTCGATGACACGGAGACGATTCTGGACACCGAAGCGTATCCCGATGCAATGGTGCAGTTCCGCGAGGAACTCGCTGCGATCGACACACTTGGGGGCTTCCTTCGACGCGTCTTCGACCGCTACGGCCGTACGAGCGCATACGCTGATGCGCTCGTCGATCACCTCACGAGTCTCTACGAGAATAGCACGCTCACGCGGGGAGAGGCGATCCAGTACATCGAGGCCAACCTCGATGCAGGAACCACCGTCGATATTGAAACCAGCCCGGGTGAGGACGCGGTGACCCTCCAAACAATCCACGGTGCAAAGGGACTCGAGTACCCGATCGTCATCCTCGCGAATCTCAACGACCGCGCGTTCCCGCATTACGGCCAGCCGCCAGCCTGTCCGATCATCTACGACGACGAGTTGGGGCTTCGCCAAACCCGGGCATACAGCGAGGCGGGCGACTATCCGCACGTCTACCAGCATTGGCCGACGAAGCTGTTGCAGTCGATTCAACCGTCAACGTACGATGAAGAGCGGCGCTTGCTGTACGTCGCGATGACTCGTGCAAAACGGCATCTCCTGTTCACCTCTGGGGACGACCCAAGTCGCTTCATGGACGGCCTCTCGATCGACGCGATTGAACTCGAACCGACACCCGAGCCCGTCACGGTTGCCCGCGAGTCTACTGCTCCGTTCGAGACAACGATCCCAGACAGTAGCACAGTTCCCCGCCGGCTCAGCGTCCACGATATCATGGACGACAGCGTCTATGACGAGCGCAATGGTGGTCGTGGGACCGACTTCGGAACCGAACTGCACGACTTCGCCGAGGCGTACGCACTCGACGAGCCAGTCGAACCGAGTAACGACGACGAGCGCGCGGTGGCGACGCTCATCGATGACCTTGATGGGAAACTCATCCCGGAAGAGCCGGCGTTGCTCCCGCTGCCCGGAGAACCACAGGTGACGCTCGCGGGGATCATTGACCTCGTCCACGTAACGGACGACAGCGTCGAGATCATCGATTACAAGACCGACCCCGACCGGCTGGCCCACGATGAGTACCGAACGCAGCTGAGTGTGTACTACCACGTGCTTGCGAGTGTGTACCCCGACCGACCGATTCAGGCGACTGTCTTCTACACACAGACCGCTACTCCGGTCACTATCGACCC
- a CDS encoding PD-(D/E)XK nuclease family protein, producing MPLREAKSIDTLAAETREADLTLSADPPLTLALDRHTSTPRLGRASATPRSYAANEFVPSDRRRLFTELITQTDLTWKQAHRALDRCLQCWDKTGALDTITDYPEFDTPQFHSTRDILHETDSSYHDLEDTTLSDSTDVAVINEPGLSPLDRTLLPDSYQQVDPFTGDTTSLPQFHVFPSTTAIVDALITQLDTHTAEAVGIVLDESSLLSPLVESALETACIPYQGGPGFIDDPDVRTFLRLAEAVFTGSDLRVADLRPLVERLGIDLDRTADHRRVDSVDVGPAYEQFADALHTGTVDDAISAYERAAESSLSQLREESDKLGLLSTAFTPQRLTQLQYYIESFDIPVDQPNEGILLTDGAATSYIDRPVVFYLGLGDGWAQQPPDRPWVDPVEHVQQDLNRFEVLLQNGQERHFLVQASQADADSSPCVYFQDIVDQPVESFSDLPHTTHGGDATRDSVGTPFVAPETPDGEQEPPETISQSTLQRLANCPREEFFHRLVESPTTIPMARGTVIHEAAEVCATHPETVRERQEDVVDAMVDQIRAYATTPRERVERTKCVLALETIQQYLDAHPPTDTPYETYTDRSQSNNLAERLGLTVDSTLTERWFQAPDIGLHGFVDLLHTETALVDYKTGSQSTAGKLRQQASLDPLHDEPNFQAAAYLAQHRRENPNQPLEIRFVHLLEHDTQLARGDTVPLEELVTTVEYLPCTFGEFAARRETFDAVTDYADSNDRVKALDSLGYEAYREFFESHDLPRKGINTERREAIIQSFIEYTKNRVKDTKYVERGCRSAVEDIDGLVGERYLTEDLDAFEAFVATQRERLAAYREEGFPVRTREDGPNWDRVDAQDVVIDDV from the coding sequence GTGCCACTTCGGGAGGCAAAATCCATCGACACCCTCGCCGCCGAAACGCGTGAGGCCGATCTCACACTCTCTGCGGACCCACCACTCACGCTCGCGCTAGACCGACACACCAGTACTCCACGCCTTGGTCGCGCCAGCGCAACGCCGCGAAGTTACGCCGCAAACGAGTTCGTCCCAAGCGACCGGCGCCGCCTGTTCACCGAGCTCATCACCCAGACGGACCTCACGTGGAAGCAGGCCCACCGAGCACTCGATCGCTGCCTCCAGTGTTGGGACAAGACCGGCGCACTCGACACGATCACCGACTATCCAGAGTTCGATACGCCACAGTTCCATTCCACCCGCGACATCCTCCACGAGACCGACTCGAGTTACCACGACCTCGAAGACACGACACTCTCCGACAGCACCGATGTGGCGGTAATCAATGAGCCAGGACTGAGTCCACTCGATCGAACGCTCCTCCCCGATTCTTACCAGCAGGTCGACCCCTTCACAGGCGACACGACCTCCCTCCCACAGTTTCACGTCTTCCCCTCTACCACCGCGATTGTCGACGCGCTCATCACACAACTCGATACGCACACCGCCGAGGCCGTCGGCATCGTCCTCGACGAGTCGAGTCTCCTCAGTCCACTCGTCGAGTCCGCACTCGAGACTGCCTGCATTCCGTATCAAGGTGGGCCAGGATTCATCGACGACCCCGACGTTCGGACCTTCCTTCGGCTTGCTGAGGCGGTCTTCACCGGCAGTGATCTGCGTGTCGCCGACCTTCGCCCGCTCGTCGAACGACTCGGCATCGACCTTGACAGGACCGCGGATCACCGGCGTGTCGACAGTGTCGATGTCGGCCCTGCCTACGAGCAGTTCGCCGACGCGCTCCACACAGGCACCGTCGACGATGCGATCTCGGCGTACGAACGCGCCGCCGAGAGCTCACTCTCTCAACTTCGCGAGGAGAGCGACAAGCTCGGTCTCCTCTCAACAGCGTTCACTCCGCAGCGACTCACCCAACTCCAGTACTATATCGAGTCGTTCGATATCCCGGTCGACCAGCCGAACGAGGGCATATTGCTCACGGACGGCGCGGCGACCAGCTACATCGATCGCCCGGTCGTGTTCTATCTTGGGTTGGGAGACGGCTGGGCCCAGCAACCTCCCGACCGCCCCTGGGTTGACCCGGTTGAACACGTCCAACAGGACCTCAACCGGTTTGAGGTCCTCCTGCAGAATGGCCAGGAACGGCATTTCCTTGTCCAAGCTTCCCAGGCTGATGCAGACAGTTCCCCGTGTGTATATTTCCAAGACATTGTTGACCAACCCGTCGAGTCGTTCAGCGATCTCCCGCACACGACACACGGCGGCGACGCGACTCGTGACAGCGTCGGGACGCCCTTCGTCGCTCCCGAGACCCCGGACGGCGAACAAGAGCCACCGGAGACAATCAGTCAGTCCACATTACAACGCCTCGCCAACTGCCCCCGTGAGGAGTTCTTCCACCGACTCGTCGAGTCACCAACGACGATTCCGATGGCCCGCGGCACCGTGATCCATGAGGCTGCGGAGGTATGTGCCACACATCCAGAGACGGTTCGAGAGCGACAGGAGGATGTCGTCGACGCGATGGTCGACCAGATCCGTGCGTACGCAACGACGCCCCGTGAACGGGTCGAACGAACAAAATGTGTACTTGCACTTGAGACGATCCAGCAGTATCTCGACGCGCACCCGCCGACCGACACACCGTATGAAACGTACACCGACCGCTCGCAATCCAATAACCTCGCCGAGCGCCTCGGACTCACTGTCGACTCCACACTCACCGAGCGGTGGTTCCAAGCCCCCGACATCGGACTGCACGGGTTCGTCGATTTGCTTCACACGGAGACGGCACTCGTCGACTACAAGACCGGCTCTCAATCGACCGCTGGAAAGCTTCGCCAGCAGGCGTCCCTTGACCCACTTCACGACGAGCCGAATTTCCAAGCGGCGGCGTATCTCGCCCAACATCGCCGTGAAAACCCGAATCAGCCATTGGAGATCCGGTTCGTTCATCTCCTCGAACATGACACTCAACTCGCCCGTGGCGACACCGTCCCGCTTGAGGAGCTTGTCACCACAGTCGAGTATCTCCCCTGCACCTTCGGTGAGTTCGCCGCACGCCGCGAAACGTTTGACGCCGTCACCGACTACGCCGACTCCAACGATCGGGTGAAAGCGCTCGACTCGCTTGGTTACGAAGCATACCGCGAGTTCTTCGAGTCACACGACCTCCCACGTAAGGGAATAAACACTGAGCGGCGGGAGGCGATCATCCAGTCGTTCATCGAGTATACCAAAAACCGCGTCAAGGACACGAAATACGTCGAACGCGGTTGCCGCTCCGCGGTCGAGGACATCGATGGCCTCGTGGGTGAACGCTATCTCACGGAGGATTTGGACGCCTTCGAAGCGTTCGTCGCCACCCAACGTGAGCGCCTTGCCGCTTACCGTGAGGAGGGATTCCCCGTCCGGACTCGCGAAGACGGCCCCAATTGGGATCGGGTCGACGCACAGGACGTGGTGATCGACGATGTCTGA